Proteins from one Lacrimispora sphenoides genomic window:
- a CDS encoding tyrosine-type recombinase/integrase has protein sequence MKKKNRLLYGEYYIDHYLKPEKDEKGNLIYRIIPAERCIECALERVEMICVHENGDYVSTDSFKYCSRVIHHELKLAFDYHSLRHTHATVLMENGADPKDVQMGLGHSNIATTLQVYTHATEKMADRSVAIFEEAVNN, from the coding sequence TTGAAAAAGAAAAACCGACTTCTTTATGGTGAATATTATATTGACCACTATTTGAAACCAGAAAAAGATGAAAAGGGCAATCTTATATATAGAATTATTCCAGCGGAGCGTTGTATTGAATGCGCATTGGAAAGAGTTGAAATGATATGTGTTCACGAAAATGGCGATTATGTTAGTACTGACTCCTTTAAATATTGTAGCCGAGTGATACATCATGAATTGAAACTTGCCTTTGATTATCACTCTCTCAGACATACTCACGCTACTGTTTTAATGGAGAATGGAGCTGACCCAAAAGACGTACAGATGGGACTAGGGCACAGTAATATAGCTACTACCTTACAGGTATACACCCATGCTACTGAAAAAATGGCAGACAGAAGCGTAGCTATATTTGAGGAAGCTGTCAACAACTAG
- a CDS encoding site-specific integrase, whose translation MGYIKENPCQRVKMPRFERGAKERYIIQPDEFKRIIERFPEGSPYYVPLMIGYYTGLRISEAFGLTWNDIDFDNRTISVDKAIVKRNYGVDARKVIEQKWKKEEKSAWYFGTPKTRSSVRTIKFGDNFIQY comes from the coding sequence TTGGGTTATATAAAAGAAAACCCTTGTCAACGTGTCAAAATGCCACGTTTTGAGCGAGGAGCAAAAGAAAGGTATATTATCCAGCCTGATGAATTTAAGCGAATTATCGAACGCTTTCCTGAAGGAAGTCCGTATTATGTTCCTCTCATGATAGGTTACTACACAGGACTTCGGATTAGTGAAGCATTTGGACTCACTTGGAATGATATTGATTTTGATAATAGAACGATTAGCGTAGATAAAGCAATAGTTAAAAGAAATTATGGAGTTGATGCAAGAAAGGTAATTGAGCAAAAGTGGAAAAAGGAAGAAAAATCGGCATGGTACTTTGGAACACCAAAGACCCGTTCTTCAGTCCGTACCATAAAATTTGGTGATAACTTTATACAGTATTGA
- a CDS encoding DEAD/DEAH box helicase, giving the protein MDVFNRLAPFIQDFIYQNKWEELRGIQVASCEVILGSDDNLLLSSGTASGKTEAAFLPVLTELYEKPSRSVGIMYISPLKALINDQFKRLEQLLVDSHIPVCKWHGDASQTKKNELIKHPEGIIQITPESLESLLTNKRGACLQMFSDLRFVIIDEVHQFMRDARGVQLLCILERLQKLTGVNPRRIGLSATLGDVSFAQNWLNTGTGRNCAAPIAEDGKKRIKLHVERFVNLHDERDIADNDASDNKVATGGNMGDREHYEYLFKMTLDKKTIIFTNSREETELVMANLREIAIQKKAPDVYRVHHGNVSALLRENTEDEMKSSDDKIVTGATVTLELGIDIGSLDQAVQVGAPLSVSSFAQRLGRCGRRGQVPQLLFTFVEDIRINSADTLGPINWEFIRTIAIIELYIKDHWIEPIYPHHHAYNLLYHQTMSHLKSSGELSPAALAQAILTLGCFSHISQEDYKQLLTHLINIEQLQRTEHGGLIIGREGEKIVNNHHFLTVFLAPEYLLVKDENRTIGTVDKIYPVGTRFALAGMTWETVDVNTKSKVVFVKKVPGISVVDWDVDFDAELHTVLVKKIRSILQGDLPYPYLSERCRERLTEIQYIARNSGILENLVTPLSDKKYAVFPWVGTRQLLTLHYALLKRNIRSKHPWITCVYLEVNFTGTKEELEYIISDIIKSELDLYELPLPEKVQINGKYNEFIPFNLLRKQFIEDYLDFEGLKEAF; this is encoded by the coding sequence ATGGATGTATTTAACAGACTTGCTCCTTTTATACAGGATTTCATATATCAGAACAAATGGGAGGAATTACGTGGAATTCAGGTTGCCTCTTGCGAGGTCATTTTGGGCAGCGATGACAATTTACTGCTTTCCTCTGGCACAGCCTCTGGAAAAACTGAAGCGGCTTTTTTGCCTGTGCTTACGGAGCTGTATGAGAAACCTTCCCGTTCGGTAGGCATAATGTATATTTCACCGCTGAAAGCTCTTATTAACGACCAGTTCAAACGCCTTGAGCAGTTACTTGTTGATTCACATATTCCTGTTTGTAAATGGCACGGTGACGCATCACAAACCAAGAAAAATGAGTTAATCAAGCATCCAGAAGGGATTATCCAGATCACCCCGGAATCACTAGAAAGCCTTCTAACCAATAAGCGTGGCGCTTGCCTCCAAATGTTCTCTGATTTGCGATTTGTCATTATTGATGAAGTACATCAGTTTATGCGTGATGCACGCGGTGTTCAGCTGCTGTGCATCTTAGAACGTCTTCAGAAGCTGACTGGCGTAAATCCAAGGCGTATCGGCCTTTCGGCAACCCTCGGTGACGTGTCTTTCGCGCAGAACTGGCTCAACACAGGAACCGGCCGTAACTGTGCCGCTCCTATAGCGGAAGATGGAAAGAAGCGTATCAAACTTCATGTCGAACGTTTTGTTAACCTACACGATGAGCGTGATATCGCTGACAACGATGCAAGCGATAACAAGGTTGCAACAGGCGGGAATATGGGTGATCGCGAGCATTACGAATATTTATTTAAGATGACGCTTGATAAAAAGACTATCATCTTTACAAACAGCCGGGAAGAAACCGAACTTGTTATGGCGAATCTTCGTGAAATTGCGATACAAAAAAAAGCGCCCGATGTTTACCGGGTCCATCATGGAAATGTTTCTGCGTTGCTTCGCGAAAACACAGAGGATGAGATGAAATCAAGTGATGATAAAATTGTCACCGGTGCAACCGTTACATTGGAGTTAGGTATTGACATTGGTTCGCTCGATCAGGCAGTACAGGTCGGCGCCCCGCTTAGCGTTTCTAGCTTTGCACAGCGGCTTGGCAGATGTGGGCGCCGAGGTCAGGTTCCACAACTGCTATTCACCTTTGTTGAAGATATCCGAATCAATTCAGCTGATACACTGGGGCCTATCAATTGGGAGTTTATCCGAACGATTGCTATTATTGAGTTGTATATAAAGGATCATTGGATAGAGCCAATTTATCCGCATCATCATGCGTATAACCTTCTGTATCATCAAACGATGAGTCACTTAAAAAGCAGTGGTGAACTTTCCCCTGCAGCTCTTGCACAGGCTATCCTTACTTTGGGTTGCTTTAGCCATATTTCCCAGGAGGATTATAAACAGTTATTGACTCATCTTATTAATATTGAGCAATTACAGCGAACAGAACATGGGGGCTTGATTATCGGCAGAGAAGGAGAAAAAATTGTAAATAATCATCATTTTCTCACGGTTTTCCTTGCTCCAGAATATTTGCTAGTTAAGGATGAAAACCGCACAATCGGTACTGTTGATAAGATTTACCCTGTTGGTACTCGTTTTGCATTGGCGGGCATGACATGGGAAACGGTTGATGTCAATACAAAATCAAAGGTTGTTTTTGTTAAAAAAGTACCAGGTATTTCTGTAGTTGACTGGGACGTAGATTTCGATGCGGAGCTGCATACTGTTTTAGTAAAAAAAATCCGCAGCATTCTTCAAGGTGATTTGCCATATCCGTACTTGAGTGAGAGGTGCCGTGAACGATTAACGGAAATACAATACATTGCTCGAAACAGCGGTATTTTAGAAAATCTGGTTACCCCTCTTTCCGATAAAAAATACGCGGTGTTCCCTTGGGTGGGGACACGACAGCTATTGACTCTTCACTATGCGTTATTGAAAAGGAACATAAGAAGTAAACACCCTTGGATTACTTGTGTTTATTTAGAGGTGAATTTTACTGGAACGAAAGAAGAATTGGAATATATAATTTCCGATATTATTAAATCTGAATTAGATTTATATGAGCTTCCTTTACCTGAGAAAGTGCAGATTAACGGTAAATATAACGAGTTTATTCCTTTTAACTTACTACGAAAACAATTTATAGAGGACTATTTGGATTTTGAGGGGTTAAAAGAGGCATTTTAG
- a CDS encoding ATP-binding protein, with product MENKLPLRIANILINALKGGVVPRVGLEYITVGRTQEIAAILHDIDMIEDGSASFRFIVGKYGSGKSFLLQTIRNYATARGFAVVDADLSPERRFAGTKGQGLATYKELIQNLSTKSKPDGGALPLILEKWISGIQASIRAQSEAEGEEFNLLVEKQIYAVAGSLEGMVNGFEFAKAVATYWRAYQQDDAAMKSNVLKWFRGEYASRKEAKADLDINFIVTDETWYDFLKLFAIFLVNAGYKGLLVFIDELVNIFKIPNSITRQNNYEKILTMYNDVLQGKAKHIGFLIGGTPQCIEDKYKGLFSYEALRSRLAEGHFATDEMKDLTAPIIRLQMLTQEEVYVLVEKLRDIHAQLYNYTPTMSHEDLLYFLTVEYNRVGAGTHITPREIIRDFIELVNILHQNPKKSVSDILGSNSFEMAKGGLSDETIHSDFLDFEV from the coding sequence ATGGAAAATAAATTGCCGTTGAGGATAGCCAATATACTAATAAATGCATTAAAGGGTGGTGTCGTTCCCCGCGTAGGACTTGAATACATCACCGTAGGGCGAACACAGGAAATCGCAGCGATTTTACATGATATTGATATGATTGAGGATGGAAGTGCTTCTTTTCGATTTATTGTTGGCAAGTATGGCAGTGGTAAGAGCTTTTTACTTCAAACCATACGCAATTATGCTACAGCAAGAGGCTTTGCGGTGGTTGATGCTGACCTTTCGCCTGAACGACGGTTTGCGGGAACAAAAGGGCAGGGACTTGCAACATACAAAGAACTTATCCAAAACCTTTCAACGAAATCAAAGCCGGATGGTGGTGCACTGCCGTTGATTCTGGAAAAATGGATCTCAGGCATACAGGCGTCTATAAGAGCACAGTCCGAAGCAGAAGGTGAAGAGTTCAATCTATTAGTTGAAAAACAGATATATGCCGTAGCTGGTTCTCTTGAGGGTATGGTCAACGGTTTTGAGTTCGCCAAGGCAGTTGCTACTTACTGGAGAGCATACCAACAAGATGATGCTGCAATGAAATCAAATGTACTGAAGTGGTTTCGCGGCGAATATGCATCCCGCAAAGAAGCAAAGGCAGATTTGGATATTAATTTCATTGTTACGGATGAAACATGGTATGACTTTTTGAAATTATTTGCTATTTTTTTAGTAAACGCCGGATATAAAGGGCTATTGGTTTTCATTGATGAACTTGTCAATATCTTTAAGATTCCAAACTCCATCACAAGACAAAACAATTATGAAAAAATTCTGACTATGTATAACGATGTGCTACAGGGCAAAGCAAAGCATATTGGATTTTTAATCGGCGGTACACCTCAGTGTATTGAAGATAAATACAAAGGTTTGTTCAGTTATGAAGCTCTTCGATCACGCCTTGCAGAAGGACATTTTGCCACTGATGAGATGAAGGACTTAACCGCTCCCATTATTAGGCTGCAAATGCTTACGCAAGAAGAGGTGTATGTACTCGTTGAAAAACTGCGGGACATTCATGCACAGCTATACAACTATACCCCTACGATGAGTCACGAGGATTTACTGTACTTTCTGACAGTGGAATATAATCGTGTTGGTGCAGGCACACATATCACTCCGAGAGAAATCATCCGTGATTTCATCGAACTTGTTAATATTCTGCATCAGAACCCAAAGAAAAGTGTGTCTGATATTTTAGGCAGCAACAGCTTTGAAATGGCCAAGGGTGGTCTGTCCGATGAAACTATACACAGTGATTTTTTAGATTTCGAGGTGTAA
- a CDS encoding collagen-like protein, with protein sequence MNDNQCCKCRCSCPTEPKCCRQGPTGPTGPTGPTGPRGLQGPTGPTGPTGPTGPRGLQGLQGPTGPTGPTGPRGLQGPTGPQGPIGPTGPQGPTGPTGPQGPTGPQGPTGPQGPIGPTGPQGPTGPTGLTGATGPTGPTGLTGATGPTGPTGLTGATGPTGPTGATGPTGPTGLTGATGPTGPTGLTGATGPTGPTGLTGATGPTGPTGPTGATGPTGPTGLTGATGPTGPTGLTGATGPTGPTGATGPTGPTGATGPTGPTGTQGPTGPAAFTPAYGTFFNDETLVDVTGPLPLLTFLSVPPVGLSHTPGSPMVTVLNAGVYKVTYEVNDSSSTPFALSINGVALPGSVLIPLTGGFFSGVATLALAVGDTLEIVLLGTSGLVNRVLMDVLKVS encoded by the coding sequence ATGAATGATAATCAATGCTGTAAATGTCGTTGTTCATGCCCAACTGAACCTAAATGTTGTCGTCAAGGGCCTACTGGACCAACTGGGCCTACTGGACCTACTGGACCTAGAGGCTTACAAGGGCCTACTGGACCTACTGGGCCTACTGGGCCTACTGGGCCTAGAGGTTTACAGGGACTACAAGGGCCTACTGGACCTACTGGGCCTACTGGGCCTAGAGGCTTACAAGGGCCTACTGGACCACAAGGGCCTATTGGGCCGACTGGACCACAAGGACCTACTGGACCTACTGGACCACAAGGACCTACTGGACCACAAGGACCTACTGGACCACAGGGGCCCATTGGACCTACTGGACCACAAGGACCTACTGGACCTACCGGACTTACCGGTGCAACAGGCCCTACTGGACCTACCGGACTTACCGGTGCTACAGGCCCTACTGGACCTACCGGACTTACCGGTGCAACAGGCCCTACTGGACCTACCGGTGCAACAGGCCCTACTGGACCTACCGGGCTTACCGGTGCAACAGGCCCTACTGGACCTACCGGACTTACCGGTGCAACAGGCCCTACTGGACCTACCGGACTTACCGGTGCTACAGGCCCTACCGGACCTACCGGACCTACCGGTGCGACAGGCCCTACTGGACCTACCGGACTTACCGGTGCAACAGGCCCTACTGGACCTACCGGACTTACCGGTGCTACAGGTCCTACTGGACCTACCGGCGCAACAGGTCCTACCGGACCTACCGGTGCAACAGGCCCTACTGGACCTACCGGAACGCAAGGGCCAACAGGACCAGCCGCGTTTACCCCAGCCTATGGGACTTTTTTCAATGACGAGACATTGGTAGATGTAACTGGACCCTTACCGTTGTTAACATTTTTGTCGGTGCCTCCTGTTGGCCTTAGCCATACACCGGGGTCTCCTATGGTAACGGTATTGAACGCAGGTGTATACAAAGTCACTTATGAAGTGAACGATTCCTCAAGCACTCCATTCGCGTTGAGCATAAATGGAGTCGCTTTACCCGGTAGTGTCTTAATTCCTCTCACCGGAGGCTTTTTTTCGGGTGTGGCGACACTTGCGCTGGCAGTGGGTGATACGCTTGAGATTGTACTTTTAGGGACTTCTGGTCTCGTCAACCGTGTGCTCATGGATGTTCTAAAGGTTAGTTAA
- a CDS encoding GyrI-like domain-containing protein, with protein MNFIIISLPPFQAVTSGVDKVGDFADEGILRSFDNFFSGVIPKPEESFMQRDFLYYDEENGGMVWLWALTESGETGGFETVEFEGGLYITFAYRDGDGETHDRLQKEVYDYIKASDFLKLDIRPNHYSMGHIITPKAVMDAQGWGQMEVFIPVKLKH; from the coding sequence ATGAATTTCATAATTATTTCATTACCGCCCTTTCAGGCGGTAACATCAGGGGTAGACAAAGTCGGCGATTTTGCCGATGAAGGAATTTTGAGAAGCTTTGACAATTTCTTTTCAGGTGTCATACCGAAACCAGAGGAAAGCTTTATGCAGAGGGATTTTCTTTATTATGATGAAGAAAACGGGGGAATGGTGTGGCTTTGGGCATTGACGGAAAGCGGAGAAACCGGCGGCTTTGAAACCGTTGAGTTTGAGGGAGGTCTGTACATTACATTTGCTTATCGGGACGGCGACGGAGAAACCCATGACAGATTGCAAAAGGAAGTATACGACTATATTAAAGCTTCTGACTTTTTAAAATTGGATATTCGTCCCAATCACTATTCCATGGGGCATATTATCACGCCAAAAGCTGTTATGGACGCACAGGGATGGGGACAGATGGAGGTTTTTATCCCGGTAAAGTTGAAGCACTGA
- a CDS encoding Arm DNA-binding domain-containing protein, which yields MYPNLRRAIQWDNRKRGSKWEYSFEGASVAGKRKTISKSGFRTKSDALTAGTQAMNEYNNSGKTFSPAEISISDYLDYWFDNYCKLNLKYNTQLGYIQLIENHLKPTFGAYKLKSLTSAAVQEYVNQLRLRGLARSSVVGILSVLLPLTNMR from the coding sequence TTGTACCCAAATTTAAGGAGGGCAATACAATGGGACAACAGAAAAAGAGGTAGCAAATGGGAATATTCCTTCGAGGGGGCCTCTGTTGCCGGAAAAAGAAAGACTATATCAAAATCTGGCTTCCGGACAAAGTCCGATGCACTGACCGCGGGAACACAGGCCATGAATGAATATAATAATTCCGGTAAAACTTTTTCACCTGCCGAAATTAGCATATCAGATTATCTCGATTACTGGTTTGATAATTACTGCAAATTAAATCTTAAATATAACACACAACTTGGGTATATACAGTTAATAGAAAATCATTTGAAGCCAACATTCGGAGCTTATAAGTTAAAGTCATTAACATCTGCTGCCGTACAGGAATACGTTAATCAGCTCAGATTGAGAGGTCTTGCACGATCATCCGTTGTTGGCATTTTATCAGTATTATTACCTCTTACGAATATGCGATAG
- a CDS encoding TerB N-terminal domain-containing protein codes for MNKFDKKYKSVKIPGQISFFEEKENQLKQFLQNVTSVSFEGEVFAEIEIDGGTNSNQAFSTPQPQVVNPIVDENRKIFNEMRQIARDIQLPSNFNSHFYNKQTRISNSKVFYKQAVFMKDYEDDYNGYVEFSNYFPYYQQMSYAQLRTYFTWRTDVRKGNVTNVSLSYAFVYIYELIHNIGVADSQEGLDKLMSFWRAFKRFDSSIDKYVIKWIKDYHIYYDLPKPFKEFVCENNLQAHYAKVFMYESDMNDNFDLFCNVSKYDIRKSIFFTDETKEQLSDCFCTVIHKLRVIFNRAGIIFDDLIFYPTNKMSVWTPFKDALFHSSIKITDKKVVFSDKEIYICSKNNWSFSSTLSMNSGRQLIGYIMKQTESELRKVTKFKHKLSADINLVDSGLIKKLEYAGLSLENIIHEAVNEYYKEATKIVVSVDETSLHKIRLEADDTQEKLIVPDTEPMMYFESSTVETNPVISQTVFADSSVAMQDNWTSLFNILEETEVNALKLILQGDTNLKHFADANGVMLEVLADSINEKAIDTIGDNILELDDCLTIYEEYINKIKEMV; via the coding sequence ATGAACAAATTTGACAAGAAATATAAATCTGTTAAAATACCGGGCCAAATATCTTTTTTTGAAGAAAAGGAAAATCAATTAAAACAGTTTTTACAAAATGTCACCTCTGTTTCCTTTGAAGGTGAGGTTTTTGCAGAGATTGAAATTGATGGAGGAACAAACAGCAATCAGGCATTTTCTACCCCTCAGCCGCAAGTAGTAAATCCTATCGTTGATGAGAATCGTAAAATATTTAATGAAATGAGACAAATAGCAAGAGATATTCAGCTTCCTTCTAATTTCAATTCTCATTTTTATAACAAACAAACACGGATTAGTAATTCAAAAGTATTCTATAAACAAGCAGTTTTCATGAAGGATTACGAGGATGATTACAATGGTTATGTAGAGTTTTCAAACTATTTTCCTTATTACCAACAAATGAGTTATGCGCAGCTCAGAACATATTTTACATGGCGGACTGATGTAAGAAAAGGTAATGTCACAAACGTTTCATTATCATATGCCTTTGTTTATATTTACGAGCTGATTCATAATATCGGAGTGGCTGACTCTCAGGAAGGACTTGATAAGCTTATGTCTTTCTGGAGAGCTTTCAAGCGTTTTGACTCTTCGATTGATAAATATGTGATTAAGTGGATAAAGGACTATCATATTTATTATGATCTCCCGAAGCCATTTAAAGAATTTGTCTGCGAAAATAATCTTCAAGCACATTATGCCAAAGTATTCATGTACGAATCAGACATGAACGACAATTTTGATCTATTTTGCAATGTTTCAAAGTATGATATCAGAAAATCAATTTTCTTTACCGATGAGACAAAAGAGCAGCTTAGTGATTGTTTTTGTACTGTAATTCATAAACTTAGAGTTATTTTTAATAGAGCTGGTATCATTTTTGACGATTTGATTTTTTATCCGACGAATAAGATGTCTGTATGGACGCCTTTCAAGGATGCATTGTTTCATTCATCAATTAAGATAACGGATAAGAAAGTTGTGTTTTCTGATAAAGAAATATATATATGTTCTAAAAACAATTGGTCTTTTAGTTCCACATTATCTATGAATAGCGGTCGGCAACTCATTGGCTATATTATGAAACAAACAGAATCCGAGTTACGAAAAGTTACAAAATTCAAACACAAGCTGTCTGCTGATATTAATTTAGTTGACAGTGGGCTTATAAAAAAACTTGAATATGCGGGCCTTTCCCTTGAAAATATAATTCACGAAGCGGTGAATGAGTATTACAAAGAAGCAACAAAAATTGTTGTATCCGTGGATGAAACTTCTCTTCATAAAATAAGACTTGAAGCTGACGACACTCAGGAAAAACTAATCGTGCCAGATACCGAACCTATGATGTATTTTGAATCAAGCACAGTAGAGACTAATCCTGTTATATCTCAAACTGTTTTTGCCGATTCCTCTGTGGCAATGCAAGACAATTGGACAAGTCTTTTTAATATACTCGAAGAAACAGAAGTGAATGCACTTAAATTAATACTTCAAGGGGATACAAATCTGAAGCATTTTGCAGATGCCAACGGGGTTATGCTGGAAGTGTTGGCTGACAGTATTAATGAAAAGGCGATTGACACAATTGGTGATAACATTCTTGAACTTGACGATTGTTTGACTATATATGAAGAATATATAAATAAAATTAAGGAAATGGTGTAA
- the wecB gene encoding non-hydrolyzing UDP-N-acetylglucosamine 2-epimerase, with translation MKTIMVTFGTRPESIKMCPVVKELKKRANVKTVVCVSGQHREMLDQVLAVFEVEPDYDLSVMQSGQTLFEITQLILGGMKAVLETVKPDIVLVHGDTTTAFAAALACFYLAIPVGHVEAGLRTHNMKSPFPEEFNRQCVGLIASLHFAPTRAAADNLIIEGKDVNTVHVTGNTSIDALRTTVQNGYQHEQLKWVGESRLILLTAHRRENIGIPLDNMLRAVIRIVNTVENVKVIYPVHRNPAVQKAANEILGGHDRIHLIDPLNVLEFHNIMAASCFILTDSGGIQEEAPSLGKPVLVMRDTTERPEGVAAGTLRLVGTNEEDIYQAAHLILSDQKEYQKMSAVANPYGDGSASEQIVDILLQ, from the coding sequence TTGAAAACAATTATGGTTACGTTTGGAACACGCCCGGAATCAATTAAAATGTGTCCCGTGGTAAAAGAATTAAAAAAGAGAGCGAATGTAAAGACGGTTGTCTGCGTATCAGGGCAGCACCGGGAGATGCTCGATCAGGTATTGGCAGTGTTTGAGGTGGAGCCGGATTATGATTTGTCGGTGATGCAGAGCGGCCAGACTTTATTTGAGATTACGCAGCTGATTCTCGGCGGAATGAAAGCGGTTCTGGAAACAGTCAAGCCGGATATAGTTCTTGTGCACGGCGATACTACGACAGCGTTTGCAGCAGCGCTGGCATGCTTTTATCTGGCGATTCCGGTTGGCCATGTAGAGGCCGGACTTCGTACTCATAATATGAAATCTCCGTTTCCGGAAGAATTCAACCGGCAGTGCGTGGGGCTTATTGCATCTCTGCATTTTGCCCCAACCAGGGCAGCAGCCGATAACCTGATTATCGAGGGAAAAGATGTGAATACCGTTCATGTAACCGGTAACACCTCGATTGATGCTTTGAGAACAACGGTACAAAATGGCTATCAGCATGAGCAGCTTAAATGGGTGGGAGAGAGCCGACTGATTCTTCTGACAGCACACCGGCGGGAGAATATCGGTATTCCGCTGGATAATATGCTCCGTGCCGTTATCAGGATCGTAAATACGGTTGAGAATGTAAAGGTCATTTATCCGGTTCACAGAAACCCTGCAGTGCAGAAAGCGGCCAATGAGATTCTGGGAGGGCATGATCGAATTCATCTGATCGATCCACTTAATGTTCTGGAATTTCATAATATCATGGCAGCATCTTGTTTCATATTAACCGATAGCGGCGGGATTCAGGAAGAGGCTCCGAGCCTTGGCAAACCGGTCCTTGTTATGCGGGATACGACTGAGCGTCCCGAAGGTGTTGCCGCCGGAACCCTGAGACTGGTAGGAACCAATGAGGAAGATATTTATCAAGCTGCTCATTTGATTTTATCAGATCAGAAAGAGTATCAAAAAATGAGTGCAGTGGCGAACCCTTATGGTGATGGTTCTGCCAGTGAGCAGATCGTGGATATATTGCTGCAATAA